From Enterococcus wangshanyuanii, the proteins below share one genomic window:
- a CDS encoding GatB/YqeY domain-containing protein produces MSLLTTLNDDIKTAMKSKDKETLSVLRMLKAAIQNEQIKANRDLDGEEELTVLSREMKQRRDSLSEFEKAGRDDLADKVKIEITIVEKYMPQQLSEEEIRQIVKTAIDQTGASSPKEFGKVMSAVMPAVKGKADGNQVNAIVKELLQEK; encoded by the coding sequence ATGTCATTACTAACAACATTGAATGACGATATCAAAACAGCGATGAAGTCTAAAGATAAAGAAACATTATCTGTGCTTCGCATGTTAAAAGCAGCCATTCAAAACGAGCAGATTAAAGCAAACCGTGATTTGGACGGAGAAGAAGAGTTGACAGTTTTATCTCGTGAGATGAAACAACGTAGAGACTCTCTATCAGAGTTTGAAAAAGCGGGACGTGATGATCTTGCTGACAAAGTGAAAATCGAAATCACAATTGTTGAAAAATATATGCCGCAGCAACTTTCTGAAGAAGAAATTCGTCAAATCGTGAAAACGGCAATTGATCAGACTGGAGCTTCTTCACCAAAAGAATTTGGTAAAGTGATGTCAGCTGTGATGCCTGCAGTTAAAGGGAAAGCAGACGGCAATCAAGTCAATGCAATTGTAAAAGAATTACTACAAGAGAAATAA
- the rpsU gene encoding 30S ribosomal protein S21 has protein sequence MSKTVVRKNESLDDALRRFKRSVSKAGTLQESRKREFYEKPSVKRKKKSEAARKRKKF, from the coding sequence ATGTCAAAAACTGTCGTTCGTAAAAACGAATCTCTTGACGATGCTCTTCGTCGCTTCAAACGTTCCGTTTCAAAAGCGGGTACTTTACAAGAATCTCGTAAACGTGAATTCTACGAAAAACCAAGTGTAAAGCGTAAGAAAAAATCTGAAGCAGCTAGAAAACGTAAAAAATTCTAG
- a CDS encoding PhoH family protein: MTENQSISLELKLTDSDDVSMLLGTHDKHIKFLEENSAITINTRGETIQLIGEETEVQLIASVIRTLKVLIQRGIKISTPDVVSALKMARAGELDSFVAMYEEEIIKDHHGRVIRIKNIGQKKYVDAIRKHDVIFGIGPAGTGKTFLAVVMAVSALKKGEVQKIILTRPAVEAGESLGFLPGDLKEKVDPYLRPVYDALYQIFGMDHTNRLMERGVIEIAPLAYMRGRTLDDAFVILDEAQNTTVAQMKMFLTRLGFNSRMIVNGDASQIDLPKGVTSGLINAEKTLRSIEKISFVHFDAGDVVRHPVVAQIIRAYEKENQQ; encoded by the coding sequence TTGACAGAAAATCAGTCAATATCGTTGGAATTGAAATTAACAGATTCTGATGATGTGAGTATGCTTTTAGGAACCCACGATAAACATATAAAATTTTTAGAAGAAAATTCAGCGATAACAATCAATACCAGAGGAGAAACGATTCAATTGATTGGAGAAGAGACAGAAGTCCAATTGATTGCGTCGGTTATCCGTACGTTAAAAGTGTTGATTCAGCGTGGCATCAAAATCAGTACGCCGGATGTCGTGTCAGCCTTAAAAATGGCTAGAGCAGGAGAGCTTGACTCATTTGTTGCAATGTATGAAGAAGAGATCATCAAAGATCATCACGGGCGTGTGATCCGAATCAAAAATATTGGCCAGAAAAAGTATGTAGATGCGATAAGAAAGCATGATGTTATTTTTGGAATTGGTCCTGCTGGTACAGGTAAAACGTTTCTGGCAGTTGTTATGGCAGTTTCAGCCTTAAAAAAAGGTGAGGTACAGAAAATCATTTTAACTCGACCAGCTGTTGAAGCGGGTGAAAGTTTAGGTTTTTTACCTGGAGACTTGAAAGAAAAGGTCGACCCATATTTACGTCCAGTTTATGATGCGTTATACCAGATTTTTGGGATGGATCACACAAATCGCCTGATGGAGCGGGGCGTGATCGAAATTGCTCCTTTAGCTTATATGCGCGGACGTACGTTGGATGATGCGTTTGTCATTTTAGATGAGGCGCAAAACACAACCGTTGCTCAAATGAAGATGTTTTTGACCAGATTGGGTTTTAATTCAAGAATGATCGTCAATGGAGATGCAAGCCAGATCGATTTGCCAAAAGGTGTGACAAGCGGACTGATCAATGCTGAGAAAACATTGCGTTCGATCGAAAAAATCTCATTTGTTCATTTTGATGCGGGTGATGTAGTTAGACACCCAGTAGTAGCTCAGATCATTCGAGCATACGAAAAGGAAAATCAACAGTAA
- the ybeY gene encoding rRNA maturation RNase YbeY, translating into MDITFIDETNNLSEPHLKEVEDLLQFAADFLEISDDTEISVTFMDNAGIQVINRDYRGKDVPTDVISFALEEEGEDELQIIFEDEDDIFPRNLGDLMISTERAAEQAAEYGHTFERELGFLAVHGFLHLNGYDHMEPEDEKEMFGLQKEILDAYGLKR; encoded by the coding sequence ATGGATATAACATTCATTGATGAAACAAACAACTTGTCAGAACCACATTTAAAAGAAGTGGAGGATTTGTTGCAGTTTGCAGCTGATTTTCTTGAAATTTCGGATGATACTGAGATTTCCGTGACTTTTATGGATAATGCAGGCATTCAAGTGATCAATAGGGATTATAGAGGAAAAGATGTACCGACAGATGTGATCAGTTTTGCTTTGGAAGAAGAAGGAGAAGATGAACTGCAGATCATTTTTGAAGACGAAGACGATATTTTCCCTAGGAATCTAGGCGATCTGATGATTTCTACTGAAAGAGCAGCAGAACAAGCAGCAGAATATGGACATACTTTTGAACGAGAGCTAGGTTTTTTAGCGGTACATGGTTTTCTTCATTTGAATGGCTATGATCATATGGAACCAGAAGATGAGAAGGAAATGTTTGGTTTACAGAAAGAGATCTTAGATGCCTATGGACTTAAAAGATAA
- the glyS gene encoding glycine--tRNA ligase subunit beta produces MAKDLLLEIGLEEIPAHIVTPSRLQLEQKVVKFLEENNLAYETVQSFSTPRRLAVRVTQLPEQQEDTQEEVKGPARKIAQDDQGNWSKAAEGFVRGQGLTTDAITFKELNGVEYVYVTKHNHGQKTINVLSGLKDVITSLTFPVTMHWANYDFEYIRPIHWLVALLGDEIIPFSVLDVETSNQSRGHRFLGDDVTITHSKEYEAKMKEQYVIVDPTERKAMIVAQAEQLAEKNRWTLDLDEKLLEEVTNLVEYPTAFVGGFDEKYLSVPDEVLVTSMKEHQRYFEVRNDQGMLLPHFISVRNGNDVHLENVIKGNEKVLIARLEDAEFFYSEDKKLTIEECVDKLKHVTFHEKIGTIYEKMQRVGLIGQVIGKEVGLSENELTELKRASEIYKFDLVTNMVGEFPELQGIMGEKYALLQGETPAVAQAIKEHYMPTSSEGDLPVSDIGAVLAIADKLDSVFSFFTVGMIPSGSNDPYALRRQTYGVIRIIENKNWKFPLDQLQREIDAAINADDKKYGIQLNSGQAEVIDFVKARLRQLLLTKDVRHDVIDAVISAEQKDLTKLFSSAAIIKNHLLDKEFKPSIEALTRVINLAKKGQEQSAEVDVTLFENDAEKELNKAVNAVEDGFKDKTMAENYQALVDLRPLIERYFDETMVMVEDERVKTNRLNELNRIAKMALSLASLDLLIVK; encoded by the coding sequence ATGGCGAAAGATCTATTACTTGAAATTGGATTGGAAGAAATCCCAGCACATATTGTCACTCCAAGCCGTTTACAATTAGAACAAAAAGTAGTGAAATTTTTAGAGGAAAATAATTTAGCGTATGAAACAGTTCAAAGTTTCTCAACGCCTCGTCGTTTAGCTGTTCGTGTCACTCAATTACCTGAACAACAAGAAGACACCCAGGAAGAGGTCAAAGGACCGGCAAGAAAAATTGCTCAAGATGATCAGGGGAATTGGAGTAAAGCAGCTGAAGGTTTTGTTAGAGGGCAAGGACTAACAACAGATGCGATAACATTCAAGGAATTGAATGGAGTAGAATACGTATATGTCACAAAGCATAATCATGGTCAAAAAACGATCAATGTATTAAGTGGATTAAAAGATGTGATCACAAGTCTGACCTTTCCTGTAACGATGCATTGGGCTAACTATGATTTTGAATATATTCGTCCGATCCATTGGTTGGTTGCACTCTTAGGAGACGAGATCATTCCTTTTTCTGTTTTGGATGTGGAGACGAGTAATCAATCACGTGGTCATCGCTTTTTAGGCGATGATGTGACAATAACGCATTCTAAAGAATATGAAGCGAAAATGAAAGAGCAGTATGTGATTGTCGATCCAACTGAAAGAAAAGCAATGATTGTTGCTCAAGCTGAACAATTAGCAGAAAAAAATCGTTGGACCTTAGATTTAGATGAAAAATTACTGGAAGAGGTAACCAATCTAGTTGAGTATCCAACTGCTTTTGTTGGTGGTTTTGATGAAAAGTATTTGTCGGTACCAGATGAAGTTTTGGTAACATCCATGAAAGAGCATCAACGTTATTTTGAGGTACGTAATGATCAAGGAATGTTGCTGCCGCATTTTATTTCAGTTCGAAATGGAAATGATGTACACCTTGAAAATGTCATCAAAGGAAATGAAAAAGTGTTGATCGCTCGTTTGGAAGATGCTGAATTTTTCTATAGTGAAGACAAGAAATTAACGATCGAAGAGTGTGTCGATAAATTGAAACACGTGACTTTCCACGAGAAAATTGGAACGATTTATGAAAAAATGCAGCGTGTAGGACTTATCGGACAAGTGATTGGTAAAGAAGTTGGCCTTTCAGAAAATGAATTGACAGAATTGAAACGTGCTTCTGAGATCTATAAATTTGATTTAGTCACTAATATGGTAGGCGAATTCCCAGAGCTTCAAGGAATCATGGGAGAAAAATATGCCTTACTTCAAGGAGAGACTCCTGCAGTGGCCCAAGCAATCAAAGAGCATTATATGCCGACTTCAAGTGAAGGTGACCTGCCTGTTTCTGATATTGGTGCAGTCTTAGCCATTGCAGATAAGTTGGATAGTGTCTTTTCATTCTTTACCGTGGGGATGATTCCTAGCGGTTCGAATGATCCGTATGCGCTACGTCGTCAAACATATGGTGTGATTCGCATTATTGAAAACAAGAACTGGAAATTCCCGCTTGATCAATTACAGAGAGAGATCGATGCTGCGATCAATGCAGATGACAAAAAATATGGTATTCAATTGAACAGTGGACAAGCAGAAGTGATCGACTTCGTCAAAGCTCGTTTGCGCCAATTATTATTGACAAAAGATGTACGTCACGATGTGATCGATGCTGTGATCTCTGCAGAACAAAAAGATTTAACGAAACTCTTTTCATCAGCAGCGATCATCAAAAATCATCTGTTGGATAAAGAATTTAAACCATCGATCGAAGCGTTGACACGTGTGATCAATTTAGCTAAAAAAGGACAGGAGCAATCAGCAGAAGTAGATGTGACCTTGTTTGAAAATGATGCTGAAAAAGAGCTGAACAAAGCGGTCAATGCTGTTGAAGATGGCTTTAAAGATAAAACGATGGCAGAAAATTATCAAGCGTTAGTTGATCTACGTCCATTGATCGAGCGTTATTTTGATGAAACCATGGTAATGGTCGAAGATGAACGTGTGAAAACAAATCGTTTGAATGAACTGAATCGTATTGCTAAAATGGCTTTATCTTTAGCAAGTTTAGATTTATTGATCGTAAAGTAA
- a CDS encoding Fur family transcriptional regulator has product MSQSNSKVEQSLTIMKENGLKYTKKREAIITYLIRRNRYITAREVYEFMNKEYKGVSYDTIYRNLHDFEMMNLLEATDLNGEKKFRFHCCQEVGHHHHFICTVCGKTKEIHMCPMDFFKEQLSGCEIEGHRFEIFGRCEECR; this is encoded by the coding sequence ATGTCACAGTCTAATTCAAAAGTTGAGCAATCGTTAACGATCATGAAAGAAAATGGTCTAAAATATACAAAAAAGAGAGAAGCGATCATCACTTATTTGATTCGACGCAATCGATATATAACAGCAAGAGAAGTGTATGAATTCATGAATAAAGAGTACAAAGGTGTCAGTTACGATACAATTTATCGTAATCTGCATGATTTTGAAATGATGAATCTATTAGAGGCAACAGATTTAAATGGAGAAAAAAAATTTCGATTCCATTGTTGTCAGGAAGTAGGGCATCACCATCACTTTATTTGTACTGTTTGCGGGAAAACGAAAGAGATCCATATGTGCCCAATGGACTTTTTTAAAGAACAATTAAGCGGCTGCGAAATCGAAGGGCATCGGTTTGAAATTTTCGGACGTTGTGAAGAATGTCGGTGA
- a CDS encoding diacylglycerol kinase family protein, which translates to MDLKDKQTEKNKHFIASLEFALQGIKTVFKEERNMRTHVLMGILAVVIGFVFRLSIAEWLWLLLAIFLVLVVEIINTVFENVVDMFTDFHFHPIGKKIKDMAAGAVLLTSGFAVIVGLLLFVPKIWQIIKDFL; encoded by the coding sequence ATGGACTTAAAAGATAAACAGACAGAGAAAAATAAACATTTTATTGCTTCACTGGAGTTTGCTCTTCAAGGAATCAAAACGGTATTTAAAGAAGAAAGAAATATGCGTACTCATGTATTGATGGGAATATTGGCTGTTGTTATCGGTTTTGTTTTTAGACTATCGATAGCAGAATGGTTATGGCTACTGCTGGCGATTTTTCTTGTGCTGGTCGTCGAAATCATCAATACGGTCTTTGAAAATGTTGTTGATATGTTTACGGATTTTCATTTTCACCCAATTGGGAAAAAGATCAAAGATATGGCTGCTGGAGCTGTTCTTTTGACTAGCGGCTTTGCTGTTATCGTAGGACTACTTTTGTTTGTTCCTAAAATATGGCAAATAATAAAAGACTTTTTATAG
- a CDS encoding HD family phosphohydrolase, which produces MKYSLIRLRDKLGKAFIPILLLVFSCFLFVIMFGSVHQKKVEIKEGQLAENTIRANKNVENTYETEQKKKLAAEAVTPEYIYQEETAGIQHKRIEKLFKLITTANEKTDKDYEEKKAKAKKDETIPKPTIEERVANLKSQFEQLDQDEVAFYQKFPNVFYQNIFSLDATQIQQVKTESLKIIDDKMKDHVREADLESIRQSAIEKIQFLDVTSVMQQEIRYLVNEGIVANDFANDKKTKEMRQNAMDAVPPAMIYQGEIIVREGTQIDSKAMEKLELLGMTNQSTSVFPMVALGLAIVLQVLVLIFFTKQVTEEGKRRHFILFYVAAMSLSVLLMKFFQIFQTEQMAYVSLFFPAAFTPLVLNYFVNRRAGILAAIFQVIFALFVFYNSIGTNSLTIIIVSYLFSGLLATVVKRTRISEQGMVAVFWVIIFPVCLDFVLIVYQGMSLFDGKSWTMMICALAGTVLSFLATMGLHPYIELLVTDDSMIILNELSNPNHPLLKRLLEEAPGTYHHSMMVASLSANAVAEIGGRSLLTRVACYYHDIGKIKHANFFVENLPAGAENPHNFLLPEDSKQIIFGHVIDGAKILEEYRMPEMVIDICRQHHGTTLMKFFYVKAKERNPEIAEEDFRYPGPKPQTREAGIVSIADTCEAAVRAMDHPTNEKIQAFVHNVIQDRISDGQLDDCGLTMKEIRIIEKSLTSGLCSTFHSRIKYPKMKSEAEKMKDEQEKRDD; this is translated from the coding sequence TTGAAGTATTCATTAATAAGATTACGTGATAAGTTAGGAAAAGCGTTTATTCCGATTTTATTATTGGTTTTTTCCTGTTTCTTATTCGTGATCATGTTTGGTAGTGTTCATCAGAAAAAAGTTGAAATCAAAGAAGGGCAACTAGCTGAAAACACAATTCGTGCTAATAAAAATGTTGAAAATACCTATGAGACAGAGCAAAAGAAAAAATTAGCAGCAGAAGCAGTCACTCCAGAATATATTTATCAGGAAGAGACTGCTGGTATTCAGCATAAACGAATTGAAAAGCTCTTTAAACTGATCACTACTGCAAATGAAAAAACAGATAAAGATTACGAAGAGAAAAAAGCAAAAGCTAAAAAAGATGAAACCATTCCGAAACCGACCATTGAGGAAAGGGTAGCCAACTTAAAATCGCAATTTGAACAGCTAGATCAAGATGAAGTGGCTTTCTATCAAAAATTTCCAAATGTCTTTTATCAAAATATCTTTTCTTTGGATGCGACGCAAATCCAACAAGTAAAAACAGAAAGCTTAAAAATCATTGATGATAAAATGAAAGATCATGTTCGTGAAGCTGACTTGGAGAGTATTCGCCAAAGTGCGATCGAGAAGATTCAGTTTCTCGATGTGACCAGTGTGATGCAACAGGAAATTCGTTATCTCGTCAATGAAGGAATTGTCGCAAATGATTTTGCAAATGATAAAAAGACAAAAGAAATGCGTCAAAATGCGATGGATGCTGTCCCGCCCGCAATGATCTATCAAGGAGAGATCATTGTTCGTGAAGGAACACAGATCGACAGTAAAGCGATGGAGAAACTTGAACTTTTAGGGATGACCAATCAAAGTACCTCTGTATTTCCAATGGTTGCTCTAGGATTAGCGATTGTTTTACAAGTGCTTGTCTTGATTTTCTTTACAAAGCAAGTAACAGAAGAAGGCAAACGCCGTCACTTTATTTTGTTTTATGTAGCAGCCATGTCATTAAGTGTGCTGCTTATGAAGTTTTTCCAAATTTTTCAGACAGAACAGATGGCTTACGTGTCATTATTTTTCCCAGCGGCGTTTACACCTTTGGTATTGAATTACTTTGTTAACCGCAGAGCAGGGATTCTTGCCGCTATTTTTCAAGTGATTTTTGCTTTGTTTGTTTTCTATAATTCTATTGGAACGAATTCTTTGACGATCATCATTGTCAGCTATCTATTTTCCGGCTTGCTTGCCACAGTCGTTAAACGGACACGAATTAGTGAGCAGGGGATGGTAGCTGTATTTTGGGTAATCATTTTTCCTGTTTGTTTAGACTTTGTCTTGATCGTTTATCAAGGAATGAGTTTGTTTGATGGGAAATCTTGGACAATGATGATTTGTGCACTAGCTGGAACGGTATTATCTTTCCTAGCTACTATGGGGCTTCATCCATATATTGAGTTGCTTGTGACTGATGACAGTATGATCATCTTGAATGAGTTGAGCAATCCAAATCATCCGTTGTTGAAACGACTGTTGGAAGAGGCACCAGGAACGTATCATCATAGTATGATGGTTGCTAGTTTAAGTGCTAATGCAGTTGCTGAAATCGGCGGTCGATCTCTATTGACGCGTGTTGCTTGCTATTATCATGATATTGGAAAAATCAAACATGCCAATTTCTTTGTGGAAAATTTACCTGCCGGAGCCGAAAACCCGCATAATTTTCTATTACCGGAAGACAGCAAGCAGATTATTTTTGGTCATGTCATTGATGGTGCAAAGATTTTAGAAGAATATCGTATGCCTGAAATGGTGATCGATATTTGTCGTCAGCATCATGGGACTACATTGATGAAGTTTTTCTACGTAAAAGCTAAAGAACGTAATCCGGAAATCGCTGAAGAAGATTTCCGTTATCCAGGTCCTAAGCCGCAAACAAGAGAAGCGGGGATCGTCAGCATCGCAGATACCTGTGAAGCTGCGGTACGTGCAATGGATCATCCAACAAATGAGAAGATCCAAGCGTTTGTGCATAATGTGATTCAAGATCGGATCTCAGATGGCCAGCTGGATGATTGTGGATTGACGATGAAAGAAATCAGGATCATCGAGAAGTCATTAACCAGTGGACTATGTAGCACGTTCCATTCAAGAATTAAATATCCGAAAATGAAATCAGAAGCGGAAAAAATGAAAGATGAACAAGAAAAGAGAGATGACTAA
- a CDS encoding DUF2177 family protein produces MNFSFKLFGTTALVFLILDFIWLFLISKKMYQNYLGDLMGQTKILPAVIFYLIYVVAVLFFVIQPAIEKESLLFAIGAGALFGLVCYGTYDLTNLATLNNWPGIITIIDLIWGMFVTATTCGITVYIAEHFNWR; encoded by the coding sequence ATGAATTTTTCATTTAAACTTTTTGGTACCACCGCTTTAGTTTTTTTGATCCTTGATTTTATCTGGCTATTTTTGATTTCTAAGAAAATGTACCAAAATTATTTAGGCGATTTAATGGGACAAACCAAAATCTTACCGGCAGTGATATTTTATCTCATTTATGTTGTTGCTGTATTATTTTTTGTCATCCAACCAGCAATCGAAAAGGAAAGTTTGCTTTTTGCCATCGGAGCTGGCGCTCTATTTGGTCTAGTTTGTTATGGAACGTATGATTTAACTAATCTAGCAACGTTGAACAACTGGCCAGGAATTATAACTATCATTGATTTAATTTGGGGAATGTTTGTAACAGCAACAACCTGTGGAATCACTGTTTATATTGCTGAACATTTCAACTGGAGGTAA
- the glyQ gene encoding glycine--tRNA ligase subunit alpha produces the protein MEKKLTVQDMILTLQKFWSSNGCMLMQSYDTEKGAGTMSPYTFLRAIGPEPWNAAYVEPSRRPADGRYGENPNRLYQHHQFQVVMKPSPENIQELYLESLELLGIDPLAHDIRFVEDNWENPSMGCAGLGWEVWLDGMEITQFTYFQQVGGLACHPVTSEITYGIERLASYIQEVESVYDLEWTNGVKYGEIFNQPEYEHSKYSFEISDQEMLLENFDKFEKEAKRCIDENLVHPAYDYILKCSHTFNLLDARGAVSVTERAGYLARIRNMARAVAKIFVAEREKLGFPLLNKEEQVTKEAN, from the coding sequence ATGGAGAAGAAACTTACTGTACAAGATATGATTTTAACGTTGCAAAAATTTTGGTCGTCAAATGGCTGTATGCTCATGCAGTCCTATGATACGGAAAAAGGGGCAGGGACGATGAGTCCGTATACTTTTTTGCGAGCGATTGGACCTGAGCCATGGAATGCGGCTTATGTTGAACCGTCACGTCGTCCTGCTGACGGTCGTTATGGAGAGAATCCTAATAGACTTTATCAACATCATCAATTTCAAGTGGTGATGAAACCTTCACCAGAAAATATTCAAGAGTTATACCTAGAAAGCTTAGAATTACTTGGAATCGATCCGTTAGCTCATGATATTCGTTTTGTAGAGGACAACTGGGAAAATCCTTCAATGGGCTGTGCTGGTTTGGGCTGGGAAGTTTGGCTTGACGGTATGGAGATCACTCAGTTCACCTATTTCCAACAAGTGGGCGGCTTAGCTTGCCATCCGGTGACATCTGAGATCACTTACGGGATCGAACGTCTGGCTTCTTATATTCAAGAAGTTGAAAGTGTGTATGACCTAGAGTGGACTAATGGCGTAAAATATGGGGAAATTTTCAATCAGCCTGAATATGAGCATTCAAAATACTCATTTGAAATCAGTGACCAAGAGATGCTATTAGAAAACTTTGATAAATTTGAAAAAGAAGCGAAACGCTGCATTGATGAAAATCTAGTGCATCCAGCTTATGATTACATTTTAAAATGCAGCCATACTTTTAATTTACTGGATGCTCGCGGTGCAGTGTCCGTAACTGAACGTGCAGGATATCTCGCACGTATTAGAAATATGGCACGTGCAGTAGCGAAGATTTTTGTTGCAGAGCGTGAAAAATTAGGATTCCCATTATTAAATAAAGAAGAACAAGTTACGAAGGAGGCTAACTAA
- the recO gene encoding DNA repair protein RecO: MTLGETKGMILFTKDYKEKDKLVKIFTESFGKLMFFVKGAHRKNNPITPAILPFTEATYIGDFREEGLSFLNGSKEVTHFRKIQEDIFINAYATYILNLVDAAIEDRVYDPNLYHFTFQALTLLNDEKDAEIITNIFEIQLLNRFGITPEWSHCAICQETRGKFDYSSKYSGVLCERHWQLDEHRYHADPRAVHFVRLFAAISYDKVQDINVKAETKTAIRQMIDELYDEYVGIHLKSKKFIDQMKSWEDTLRIPKRKNTDELDDELKN, translated from the coding sequence ATGACATTGGGTGAAACAAAAGGGATGATTCTTTTTACGAAGGATTACAAAGAAAAAGATAAATTAGTCAAAATTTTCACAGAGTCATTTGGCAAATTAATGTTCTTTGTGAAAGGAGCACATCGGAAGAACAATCCGATCACTCCTGCAATTTTACCATTTACAGAAGCTACTTATATTGGGGATTTTAGAGAAGAGGGACTGTCTTTTTTGAATGGCAGTAAAGAAGTTACACATTTTCGTAAAATTCAAGAAGATATTTTTATCAATGCCTATGCGACATACATCCTAAACTTGGTGGATGCTGCTATTGAAGATCGCGTATATGATCCTAATTTGTATCATTTTACTTTTCAGGCGCTAACTTTGTTGAATGATGAAAAAGATGCCGAAATTATTACGAATATTTTTGAAATTCAATTACTAAATCGTTTTGGCATTACTCCTGAATGGTCACACTGTGCGATTTGTCAGGAGACAAGAGGGAAATTTGATTATTCATCTAAGTATAGTGGTGTACTTTGTGAACGTCATTGGCAATTGGACGAACATCGTTATCATGCAGATCCTAGAGCGGTTCACTTTGTTCGCTTGTTTGCCGCAATTTCCTATGATAAAGTTCAAGATATCAATGTAAAGGCAGAAACGAAAACAGCGATTCGACAAATGATCGATGAATTGTACGATGAATATGTAGGAATTCATCTAAAGAGCAAGAAATTTATCGATCAAATGAAAAGTTGGGAAGATACTTTACGTATTCCAAAGCGAAAGAACACAGATGAGCTGGATGACGAGTTAAAAAATTGA
- the era gene encoding GTPase Era: MTEAHKSGFVAIVGRPNVGKSTLLNRIVGQKIAIMSDKAQTTRNKIQGIYTVPEAQIVFIDTPGIHKPKHRLGDFMVEAAYSALREVDATLFMISADQKRGKGDDFIIERLKAMNSPVYLVINKIDTVHPDQLLGIIEDYTSQMTFTEVVPISATEGNNVERLMDVLVSQMPEGPQYFPDDQVTDHPEYFIVSELVREKVLLLTRDEIPHSVAVVVDSMKRDENDKVHIQATIIVERDSQKGIIIGKGGKMLKQIGTKARQDIEHLLDDKVYLELWVKVQKDWRDKKVHLQDFGYRKDDY, from the coding sequence ATGACAGAAGCACATAAATCTGGATTTGTGGCTATTGTAGGAAGACCAAATGTTGGAAAATCTACTTTATTGAATCGTATTGTCGGACAAAAGATTGCGATCATGAGTGACAAGGCACAGACAACAAGAAATAAAATTCAGGGAATCTATACAGTCCCTGAAGCACAAATCGTTTTTATTGATACACCGGGGATTCACAAACCTAAACATCGTTTGGGTGATTTTATGGTGGAAGCTGCTTATAGCGCATTACGTGAAGTGGATGCAACCTTATTTATGATCAGTGCAGATCAAAAGAGAGGTAAAGGTGATGATTTTATTATCGAGCGTCTGAAAGCGATGAATAGTCCGGTCTATTTAGTCATCAATAAAATCGATACGGTTCATCCTGATCAATTGCTGGGAATCATTGAAGACTATACGAGCCAAATGACATTTACGGAAGTTGTGCCAATTTCCGCTACAGAAGGAAATAATGTGGAGCGATTGATGGATGTTTTGGTTTCTCAAATGCCTGAAGGTCCGCAATATTTCCCGGACGATCAAGTAACAGATCACCCAGAATATTTTATTGTTTCTGAATTAGTTCGTGAAAAAGTCTTACTGTTGACTCGAGATGAAATTCCTCATTCAGTTGCAGTGGTTGTTGATTCCATGAAAAGGGATGAGAATGATAAAGTTCATATCCAAGCGACGATCATCGTTGAACGAGATAGCCAAAAAGGAATCATTATTGGTAAAGGCGGTAAAATGTTGAAACAAATCGGTACGAAAGCACGGCAAGATATTGAACATTTACTTGATGATAAAGTCTATTTAGAACTTTGGGTAAAAGTACAAAAAGATTGGCGTGATAAAAAAGTTCATTTACAGGACTTTGGTTACCGTAAAGACGATTATTAA